Within the Candidatus Sulfotelmatobacter sp. genome, the region CTCTCGCGAGCGGTCGACCAGATCGCGCAGGACCAGCGGCGCTGGGTCGATTTCATGATGCGCAACGAGCTCGGGCTCGAACGGCCCGACGAGCGCGCGGCGCCGCGCAGCGCGGTGCTGGTCGGCGGCGGCTACGTGCTGGGCGGCATCTTCCCGTTGGCGCCGTACGCGCTCGTCGTCGACGCGCACCAGGCGCTGTTGTGGTCGATCGGCTGCACGTCGATCGCGCTGCTCGTGTTCGGTGCGGTGCGCGCGCGGATCCTCAACGCCCGCGTGCTGCTCGGCGCGCTGCAGACCTGGGCCATCGGCGCGCTCGCCGCGGGTGCCGCGTACGGGTTGGCGCGCGCCGTCATGCGTTAGGGCGCGCGCCGACCACGTTCGCGTCCCGCCTATCGGCGGAAGAGTCCGGCGCTCAGGCCGCGCGCGCTGCCGGGGAAGGCCTGCCGGTTCAAGCCCAGCAGGGACTTCACGGTGTCGAACATCGTGAGCCCCTCGAGCTTGCGCGCGATGCTGGTCTGGCCGATCGACGCGTACGTCGCGGTCGAGACCAGGGTGAAGCTCTCGTTCGGCCCGGTCCAGCCGGTGATGCCGCAGCCGGGGACGTACGAGACCGCGATTTCGAGGTTCGAGTAGGCGTACTGCACGACGGCACCGGTCGCCGGCGTCGGGCAAACGCTCGCGCCCGGGACGGTGCCGACCGAGGTGACCGTCGCGGTGACGCCGGCGTACGGCGACCACGTCTGGCCGGCGGTCAGCGTCGTGGGAACCAGCAGCGGATTGCCGGGAACGACGTAGGTGCCGCCGGCCGACGCCTCGATGCCGACGTTGTAGCCGCTCGCGCTGGACGTCACGCCCATATCGGCCGCCGAGTAGTCGTAGAAGTTGGCCTCGCTCGTGAGCAGCGTGGCTTCGGTGCCGGAGCTGACCCCGAGGACGAAGGCCTCGTAGCCGTCGATCAGATCCGGCTCGGCGTAGAGCGTGAGCGTGTCGGCCTCGCCACTGGCTTCGCCCTGATAGTTCCAGCCGCGCGAAGGCGCGTAGGCCAGCATGTCGCCGGTCACGCTGGCCGGAGTCGGCGTCGCGGTGGGTGGGGGCGCCGTACCGCCACCTCCCCCGCCGCCGCCGCTGCACGCAGCGAGGCCGACGACGAGACAAAATCCAACAAGGAGCCGCTTCATCCTAATGCGTCCCTTTCCAAGGTGGCTCAGTTGTGCTACAGACGTACCAGCACCAACTCAGGATTCCTTGGCAGCGGCCTCCACGTTTTTTTGACCTATGAAGAAGACCTCACAATATTGTGAGGTCTTCTTGGTCGTGGTGGGCGGCAGAAGGATTGAACTTCTGACCTCCACAGTGTCAATGTGGCGCTCTCCCACTGAGCTAGCCGCCCGTTCGAAACGACAGTCTACCGGAACAGACGCGGTGCGTCAAACCGCGCGGCGATTCCTCGCGTGACCCCGCGCACCATGTATCGGAACGGTTAAGGGACGCCATCCCCGGCGCCGACCAGAGGAGCAGGC harbors:
- a CDS encoding VIT1/CCC1 transporter family protein; the encoded protein is MSAAIDPHPESHGDEVQAQTLRDLVLGMADGLTVPFALAAGVTGAVAASGIVLTAGLAEIVAGAISMGLGGYLAARTDAQHYAREYQREVTETIEIPGEERAEVAAILHGYGLREPVLSRAVDQIAQDQRRWVDFMMRNELGLERPDERAAPRSAVLVGGGYVLGGIFPLAPYALVVDAHQALLWSIGCTSIALLVFGAVRARILNARVLLGALQTWAIGALAAGAAYGLARAVMR